In one window of Nodosilinea sp. PGN35 DNA:
- a CDS encoding FeoC-like transcriptional regulator: MLTALQTYIAAHGTVSMADLSLHFHTSSQALRPMLAKLMRKGRIRSLPRPTQCTDCTCCDLNSVECYEWAIAAPDGKAELTTALPHPSICRCP; the protein is encoded by the coding sequence ATGCTCACCGCCCTCCAAACCTACATTGCCGCCCACGGAACCGTGTCTATGGCCGACCTATCGCTGCATTTTCACACCAGTAGTCAGGCGTTGCGGCCCATGCTGGCTAAGCTGATGCGCAAGGGGCGCATTCGCAGCTTGCCTAGGCCAACCCAGTGCACTGACTGCACCTGCTGCGATCTGAACAGCGTGGAGTGCTACGAATGGGCGATCGCGGCCCCAGACGGCAAAGCAGAACTGACCACTGCTTTACCCCATCCCAGTATTTGCCGTTGCCCCTGA
- the hetL gene encoding heterocyst differentiation pentapeptide repeat protein HetL, producing MDAGEILRRYGRGDRTFSGLRLVDIELLQAHLSGADFSHSDLRQARLGRTHFAHSSFTQADLSEALLWGADFTAARCAQAQLRDADLSGAVFVGADLSRANLIKAILCGVNFQTANLAHALLIDADLRPTSDQQTNLRSANLEGANLSYAHLSGAQLAQTNLSGAKLCRAQLGQGFRPESPKTDLSGANLQGADLSYADLRGAILCGANLTGADLTGATLAEADLTGATLPSGLLQS from the coding sequence ATGGATGCGGGTGAAATTTTAAGGCGCTATGGCCGGGGCGATCGCACCTTCTCGGGTCTCAGGCTGGTCGATATTGAGCTACTGCAAGCTCACCTCAGCGGTGCCGACTTTAGCCACAGCGACCTGCGCCAGGCTCGCCTGGGCCGCACCCACTTTGCCCACAGCAGTTTCACCCAGGCCGACCTCAGCGAAGCCCTGCTGTGGGGAGCCGACTTCACCGCCGCCCGGTGCGCCCAGGCCCAGCTACGCGACGCCGACCTCAGCGGCGCGGTGTTTGTAGGTGCCGATCTGAGCCGCGCTAACCTGATCAAAGCCATTCTCTGCGGCGTCAACTTTCAAACCGCCAACTTGGCCCACGCCCTGCTGATCGACGCCGATCTGCGCCCCACCTCCGATCAGCAAACCAACCTCAGGTCAGCCAACCTAGAAGGGGCCAATCTGAGCTATGCCCACCTCAGCGGTGCCCAACTCGCCCAGACTAACTTGAGCGGGGCCAAGCTCTGCCGCGCCCAGTTGGGCCAGGGCTTTCGCCCCGAGTCGCCCAAGACCGACCTGAGCGGAGCCAATCTGCAAGGGGCTGACCTCAGCTATGCTGACCTCCGGGGCGCGATTTTGTGCGGGGCTAATCTCACCGGGGCCGACCTGACTGGGGCTACCCTGGCCGAGGCTGATCTGACCGGCGCAACGCTCCCCAGTGGGCTATTGCAGAGCTGA